A region from the Pelodiscus sinensis isolate JC-2024 chromosome 11, ASM4963464v1, whole genome shotgun sequence genome encodes:
- the MAP4K2 gene encoding mitogen-activated protein kinase kinase kinase kinase 2 isoform X4: MSLLRDVSLQDPRLRYELIQRIGAGTYGDVYKAQNTQTAELAAIKIIKLDPGDDISSIQQEITTLRDCGHPNVVAYFGSYLRNDRLWICMEFCEGGSLQEIYHTTGPLSEKQIAYVCRETLQGLNHLHAKGKMHRDIKGANILLTHSGDVKLADFGVSAELTASVAKRKSFIGTPYWMAPEVAAVEKKGGYNQLCDIWAIGITAIELAELQPPLFDLHPMRALMLMSKSSFQPPKLKDKAHWTPEFHHFLKLALTKNPKKRPTAEKLLQHPFTSQPLARALVIELLDKVNSPDLAAPSLDDGDFEAYDIFPDKIHSRGAHGQAERTLSEIQFNQIKFGPPLRKETEPYCGLREEEDDWTLLGAEESLLQSVEEALEERSLTIRPVSGQVAMPKDQPVDSHCVPENEMGTIKRALLWDLMNWELGGMEPGAGSETMKRQTPAGSPESGDIPTPLHTGSPEPAVSLLSTEWATMKRKEETERSSCHGLPPTPKVHMGACFSKVFNGCPLKINAAVTWIHPETRDQYLVVGAEEGIYTLNLHELHEDTMEKLLPHRCSWLYCMNNVLLSLAGKSSQISSHNLLGLFEQRRQLQKRQVPLSIATNRLTERIIPRKFALSSKIADTKGCLKCRVVRNPYSGNTFLCAALPSSLVLLQWYEPLQKFMLLKHFPVALPMPLSLFELLVVETEEYPQVCVCVVDRDQPGQELEFNVISLSTNSSLNIDSPADGTSSVASHVTQMDRDTVLVCFERYVRTVNLCGAPKRALASELTFNFPIETIVCLQDSVLAFWKHGMQGRSLESNEVTQEITDKSRMFRVLGANRDVILESTPTENPLAHSNLYILTGHESSY, translated from the exons ATGAGCCTCTTGCGGGACGTCTCCCTGCAGGACCCCCGGCTCCGCTATGAGCTGATCCAGCGCATCGGGGCGGGCACCTACGGGGATGTTTACAAG GCCCAGAACACCCAGACAGCAGAGTTGGCTGCCATAAAGATCATCAAACTGGACCCAG GGGATGACATCAGCTCCATCCAGCAGGAGATCACGACGCTCAGGGACTGTGGGCACCCCAACGTGGTGGCGTATTTCGGCAGCTACCTCAG GAATGACCGTCTCTGGATCTGCATGGAGTTCTGTGAAGGAGGCTCTCTACAGGAAATCTACCACA CCACCGGCCCCCTCTCTGAGAAGCAGATTGCCTACGTATGCAGAGAAACACTGCAG GGCCTGAATCACCTACATGCCAAGGGCAAGATGCACCGGGACATAAAG GGAGCCAATATCCTACTCACTCACTCTGGAGATGTGAAACTGG CGGATTTCGGGGTCTCAGCTGAGCTGACAGCATCAGTGGCAAAGCGGAAGTCCTTCATTGGGACCCCCTACTG GATGGCCCCTGAGGTGGCCGCGGTGGAGAAGAAGGGAGGCTACAACCAGCTGTGTGACATCTGGGCCATCGGCATCACAGCCAtcgagctggctgagctgcagccccCACTCTTTGACCTTCATCCCATGAG ggccCTGATGCTCATGTCCAAGAGCAGCTTCCAACCCCCTAAACTGAAAGATAAAGCACATTG GACCCCTGAATTCCACCACTTCCTCAAACTGGCACTGACCAAGAACCCCAAAAAGCGACCCACAGCAGAAAAGCTGTTACAG caccccttcaCCAGCCAGCCCCTTGCCCGTGCCCTGGTCATCGAGCTACTCGACAAGGTCAACAGCCCTGacctggctgccccctccctggatgATGGAGACTTTGAG GCTTATGACATCTTCCCAGACAAAATCCATTCCCGTGGGGCACATGGCCAGGCAGAACGGACTCTCTCCGAAATCCAGT TTAATCAAATTAAATTCGGGCCCCCACTGAGGAAAGAAACAGAACCGTATTGTGGTCTG agggaagaggaggatgatTGGACGTTGCTAGGAGCTGAAGA GAGTCTCCTGCAGTCTGTGGAGGAGGCGCTGGAGGAAAG GAGCTTGACCATCCGCCCAGTGTCTGGACAG GTGGCCATGCCAAAGGATCAGCCTGTGGACTCCCACTGTGTCCCAGAGAATGAGATGGGAACAATCAAGAGGGCATTGCTTTGGGACCTGATgaattgggagctggggggcatggagcctggggctggctcAGAGACCATGAAAAGACAGACACCAGCAG gcagcCCAGAGTCAGGTGACATCCCAACCCCCTTGCACACTGGCTCCCCAGAGCCTGCAGTATCCCTGCTTTCCACCGAATGGGCCACCatgaagaggaaggaggagacaGAG agatCCAGCTGCCATGGGCTGCCCCCTACCCCCAAGGTCCAT ATGGGTGCTTGCTTTTCCAAAGTCTTTAATGGCTGCCCTCTAAAGATCAATGCAGCTGTGACATGGATCCACCCAGAGACACGAG atcaGTACCTGGTGGTTGGGGCGGAGGAGGGGATTTACACACTCAACCTGCACGAACTCCATGAGGACACCATGGAGAAG ctcctgccccatagGTGTTCCTGGCTGTACTGTATGAACAACGTGCTGCTCTCCTTAGCAG GGAAATCCTCCCAGATCTCCTCTCACAACCTCCTGGGCCTCTTTGAGCAGcgaaggcagctgcagaagcggCAGGTTCCCCTCTCCATTGCTACCAACCGGCTGACCGAGCGCATTATCCCCAG GAAGTTTGCACTCTCCTCCAAGATAGCAGATACCAAGGGCTGCCTCAAGTGCCGAGTAG TTCGGAACCCCTATTCTGGCAACACTTTCTTGTGCGCTGCTCTCCCCTCAAGCCTGGTGCTGTTGCAGTGGTACGAACCCTTGCAGAAGTTCATGCTACTGAAG caTTTTCCTgtggccctgcccatgcccctgaGCCTGTTTGAACTGCTGGTGGTGGAGACGGAAGAGTAcccccaggtgtgtgtgtgtgttgtggacCGAGACCAGCCGGGCCAGGAGCTGGAGTTTAACGTCATTTCACTCAGCACCAACTCCAGCCTCAACATTGACAGCCCTGCAG ATGGGACCTCCAGTGTGGCCAGCCATGTGACTCAGATGGACAGAGACACAGTCCTCGTTTGCTTTGAGC GCTATGTAAGGACAGTGAACTTGTGTGGGGCCCCCAAGAGAGCCCTGGCCTCAGAGCTCACTTTCAACTTCCCCATTGAGACAATTG TGTGCCTTCAAGACAGTGTGCTGGCCTTCTGGAAACATGGCATGCAGGGCCGCAGTCTGGAGAGCAATGAG GTGACCCAAGAAATCACAGATAAATCCAGGATGTTCCGTGTGCTGGGAGCCAACAG AGATGTAATCCTGGAGAGCACGCCTACGGAGAATCCTTTAGCTCACAGCAACCTCTACATCCTAACGGGGCATGAGAGCAGCTATTGA
- the MAP4K2 gene encoding mitogen-activated protein kinase kinase kinase kinase 2 isoform X3 — MQRNTAGPESPTCQGQDAPGHKGPRQLTLFATHPGPFTVGANILLTHSGDVKLADFGVSAELTASVAKRKSFIGTPYWMAPEVAAVEKKGGYNQLCDIWAIGITAIELAELQPPLFDLHPMRALMLMSKSSFQPPKLKDKAHWTPEFHHFLKLALTKNPKKRPTAEKLLQHPFTSQPLARALVIELLDKVNSPDLAAPSLDDGDFEAYDIFPDKIHSRGAHGQAERTLSEIQFNQIKFGPPLRKETEPYCGLREEEDDWTLLGAEESLLQSVEEALEERSLTIRPVSGQVAMPKDQPVDSHCVPENEMGTIKRALLWDLMNWELGGMEPGAGSETMKRQTPAGSPESGDIPTPLHTGSPEPAVSLLSTEWATMKRKEETERSSCHGLPPTPKVHMGACFSKVFNGCPLKINAAVTWIHPETRDQYLVVGAEEGIYTLNLHELHEDTMEKLLPHRCSWLYCMNNVLLSLAGKSSQISSHNLLGLFEQRRQLQKRQVPLSIATNRLTERIIPRKFALSSKIADTKGCLKCRVVRNPYSGNTFLCAALPSSLVLLQWYEPLQKFMLLKHFPVALPMPLSLFELLVVETEEYPQVCVCVVDRDQPGQELEFNVISLSTNSSLNIDSPADGTSSVASHVTQMDRDTVLVCFERYVRTVNLCGAPKRALASELTFNFPIETIVCLQDSVLAFWKHGMQGRSLESNEVTQEITDKSRMFRVLGANRDVILESTPTENPLAHSNLYILTGHESSY, encoded by the exons ATGCAGAGAAACACTGCAG GGCCTGAATCACCTACATGCCAAGGGCAAGATGCACCGGGACATAAAG GACCCAGGCAGCTGACTCTGTTCGCCACCCACCCCGGGCCCTTCACTGTG GGAGCCAATATCCTACTCACTCACTCTGGAGATGTGAAACTGG CGGATTTCGGGGTCTCAGCTGAGCTGACAGCATCAGTGGCAAAGCGGAAGTCCTTCATTGGGACCCCCTACTG GATGGCCCCTGAGGTGGCCGCGGTGGAGAAGAAGGGAGGCTACAACCAGCTGTGTGACATCTGGGCCATCGGCATCACAGCCAtcgagctggctgagctgcagccccCACTCTTTGACCTTCATCCCATGAG ggccCTGATGCTCATGTCCAAGAGCAGCTTCCAACCCCCTAAACTGAAAGATAAAGCACATTG GACCCCTGAATTCCACCACTTCCTCAAACTGGCACTGACCAAGAACCCCAAAAAGCGACCCACAGCAGAAAAGCTGTTACAG caccccttcaCCAGCCAGCCCCTTGCCCGTGCCCTGGTCATCGAGCTACTCGACAAGGTCAACAGCCCTGacctggctgccccctccctggatgATGGAGACTTTGAG GCTTATGACATCTTCCCAGACAAAATCCATTCCCGTGGGGCACATGGCCAGGCAGAACGGACTCTCTCCGAAATCCAGT TTAATCAAATTAAATTCGGGCCCCCACTGAGGAAAGAAACAGAACCGTATTGTGGTCTG agggaagaggaggatgatTGGACGTTGCTAGGAGCTGAAGA GAGTCTCCTGCAGTCTGTGGAGGAGGCGCTGGAGGAAAG GAGCTTGACCATCCGCCCAGTGTCTGGACAG GTGGCCATGCCAAAGGATCAGCCTGTGGACTCCCACTGTGTCCCAGAGAATGAGATGGGAACAATCAAGAGGGCATTGCTTTGGGACCTGATgaattgggagctggggggcatggagcctggggctggctcAGAGACCATGAAAAGACAGACACCAGCAG gcagcCCAGAGTCAGGTGACATCCCAACCCCCTTGCACACTGGCTCCCCAGAGCCTGCAGTATCCCTGCTTTCCACCGAATGGGCCACCatgaagaggaaggaggagacaGAG agatCCAGCTGCCATGGGCTGCCCCCTACCCCCAAGGTCCAT ATGGGTGCTTGCTTTTCCAAAGTCTTTAATGGCTGCCCTCTAAAGATCAATGCAGCTGTGACATGGATCCACCCAGAGACACGAG atcaGTACCTGGTGGTTGGGGCGGAGGAGGGGATTTACACACTCAACCTGCACGAACTCCATGAGGACACCATGGAGAAG ctcctgccccatagGTGTTCCTGGCTGTACTGTATGAACAACGTGCTGCTCTCCTTAGCAG GGAAATCCTCCCAGATCTCCTCTCACAACCTCCTGGGCCTCTTTGAGCAGcgaaggcagctgcagaagcggCAGGTTCCCCTCTCCATTGCTACCAACCGGCTGACCGAGCGCATTATCCCCAG GAAGTTTGCACTCTCCTCCAAGATAGCAGATACCAAGGGCTGCCTCAAGTGCCGAGTAG TTCGGAACCCCTATTCTGGCAACACTTTCTTGTGCGCTGCTCTCCCCTCAAGCCTGGTGCTGTTGCAGTGGTACGAACCCTTGCAGAAGTTCATGCTACTGAAG caTTTTCCTgtggccctgcccatgcccctgaGCCTGTTTGAACTGCTGGTGGTGGAGACGGAAGAGTAcccccaggtgtgtgtgtgtgttgtggacCGAGACCAGCCGGGCCAGGAGCTGGAGTTTAACGTCATTTCACTCAGCACCAACTCCAGCCTCAACATTGACAGCCCTGCAG ATGGGACCTCCAGTGTGGCCAGCCATGTGACTCAGATGGACAGAGACACAGTCCTCGTTTGCTTTGAGC GCTATGTAAGGACAGTGAACTTGTGTGGGGCCCCCAAGAGAGCCCTGGCCTCAGAGCTCACTTTCAACTTCCCCATTGAGACAATTG TGTGCCTTCAAGACAGTGTGCTGGCCTTCTGGAAACATGGCATGCAGGGCCGCAGTCTGGAGAGCAATGAG GTGACCCAAGAAATCACAGATAAATCCAGGATGTTCCGTGTGCTGGGAGCCAACAG AGATGTAATCCTGGAGAGCACGCCTACGGAGAATCCTTTAGCTCACAGCAACCTCTACATCCTAACGGGGCATGAGAGCAGCTATTGA
- the MAP4K2 gene encoding mitogen-activated protein kinase kinase kinase kinase 2 isoform X2: MEFCEGGSLQEIYHTTGPLSEKQIAYVCRETLQGLNHLHAKGKMHRDIKGANILLTHSGDVKLADFGVSAELTASVAKRKSFIGTPYWMAPEVAAVEKKGGYNQLCDIWAIGITAIELAELQPPLFDLHPMRALMLMSKSSFQPPKLKDKAHWTPEFHHFLKLALTKNPKKRPTAEKLLQHPFTSQPLARALVIELLDKVNSPDLAAPSLDDGDFEAYDIFPDKIHSRGAHGQAERTLSEIQFNQIKFGPPLRKETEPYCGLREEEDDWTLLGAEESLLQSVEEALEERSLTIRPVSGQVAMPKDQPVDSHCVPENEMGTIKRALLWDLMNWELGGMEPGAGSETMKRQTPAGSPESGDIPTPLHTGSPEPAVSLLSTEWATMKRKEETERSSCHGLPPTPKVHMGACFSKVFNGCPLKINAAVTWIHPETRDQYLVVGAEEGIYTLNLHELHEDTMEKLLPHRCSWLYCMNNVLLSLAGKSSQISSHNLLGLFEQRRQLQKRQVPLSIATNRLTERIIPRKFALSSKIADTKGCLKCRVVRNPYSGNTFLCAALPSSLVLLQWYEPLQKFMLLKHFPVALPMPLSLFELLVVETEEYPQVCVCVVDRDQPGQELEFNVISLSTNSSLNIDSPADGTSSVASHVTQMDRDTVLVCFERYVRTVNLCGAPKRALASELTFNFPIETIVCLQDSVLAFWKHGMQGRSLESNEVTQEITDKSRMFRVLGANRDVILESTPTENPLAHSNLYILTGHESSY, translated from the exons ATGGAGTTCTGTGAAGGAGGCTCTCTACAGGAAATCTACCACA CCACCGGCCCCCTCTCTGAGAAGCAGATTGCCTACGTATGCAGAGAAACACTGCAG GGCCTGAATCACCTACATGCCAAGGGCAAGATGCACCGGGACATAAAG GGAGCCAATATCCTACTCACTCACTCTGGAGATGTGAAACTGG CGGATTTCGGGGTCTCAGCTGAGCTGACAGCATCAGTGGCAAAGCGGAAGTCCTTCATTGGGACCCCCTACTG GATGGCCCCTGAGGTGGCCGCGGTGGAGAAGAAGGGAGGCTACAACCAGCTGTGTGACATCTGGGCCATCGGCATCACAGCCAtcgagctggctgagctgcagccccCACTCTTTGACCTTCATCCCATGAG ggccCTGATGCTCATGTCCAAGAGCAGCTTCCAACCCCCTAAACTGAAAGATAAAGCACATTG GACCCCTGAATTCCACCACTTCCTCAAACTGGCACTGACCAAGAACCCCAAAAAGCGACCCACAGCAGAAAAGCTGTTACAG caccccttcaCCAGCCAGCCCCTTGCCCGTGCCCTGGTCATCGAGCTACTCGACAAGGTCAACAGCCCTGacctggctgccccctccctggatgATGGAGACTTTGAG GCTTATGACATCTTCCCAGACAAAATCCATTCCCGTGGGGCACATGGCCAGGCAGAACGGACTCTCTCCGAAATCCAGT TTAATCAAATTAAATTCGGGCCCCCACTGAGGAAAGAAACAGAACCGTATTGTGGTCTG agggaagaggaggatgatTGGACGTTGCTAGGAGCTGAAGA GAGTCTCCTGCAGTCTGTGGAGGAGGCGCTGGAGGAAAG GAGCTTGACCATCCGCCCAGTGTCTGGACAG GTGGCCATGCCAAAGGATCAGCCTGTGGACTCCCACTGTGTCCCAGAGAATGAGATGGGAACAATCAAGAGGGCATTGCTTTGGGACCTGATgaattgggagctggggggcatggagcctggggctggctcAGAGACCATGAAAAGACAGACACCAGCAG gcagcCCAGAGTCAGGTGACATCCCAACCCCCTTGCACACTGGCTCCCCAGAGCCTGCAGTATCCCTGCTTTCCACCGAATGGGCCACCatgaagaggaaggaggagacaGAG agatCCAGCTGCCATGGGCTGCCCCCTACCCCCAAGGTCCAT ATGGGTGCTTGCTTTTCCAAAGTCTTTAATGGCTGCCCTCTAAAGATCAATGCAGCTGTGACATGGATCCACCCAGAGACACGAG atcaGTACCTGGTGGTTGGGGCGGAGGAGGGGATTTACACACTCAACCTGCACGAACTCCATGAGGACACCATGGAGAAG ctcctgccccatagGTGTTCCTGGCTGTACTGTATGAACAACGTGCTGCTCTCCTTAGCAG GGAAATCCTCCCAGATCTCCTCTCACAACCTCCTGGGCCTCTTTGAGCAGcgaaggcagctgcagaagcggCAGGTTCCCCTCTCCATTGCTACCAACCGGCTGACCGAGCGCATTATCCCCAG GAAGTTTGCACTCTCCTCCAAGATAGCAGATACCAAGGGCTGCCTCAAGTGCCGAGTAG TTCGGAACCCCTATTCTGGCAACACTTTCTTGTGCGCTGCTCTCCCCTCAAGCCTGGTGCTGTTGCAGTGGTACGAACCCTTGCAGAAGTTCATGCTACTGAAG caTTTTCCTgtggccctgcccatgcccctgaGCCTGTTTGAACTGCTGGTGGTGGAGACGGAAGAGTAcccccaggtgtgtgtgtgtgttgtggacCGAGACCAGCCGGGCCAGGAGCTGGAGTTTAACGTCATTTCACTCAGCACCAACTCCAGCCTCAACATTGACAGCCCTGCAG ATGGGACCTCCAGTGTGGCCAGCCATGTGACTCAGATGGACAGAGACACAGTCCTCGTTTGCTTTGAGC GCTATGTAAGGACAGTGAACTTGTGTGGGGCCCCCAAGAGAGCCCTGGCCTCAGAGCTCACTTTCAACTTCCCCATTGAGACAATTG TGTGCCTTCAAGACAGTGTGCTGGCCTTCTGGAAACATGGCATGCAGGGCCGCAGTCTGGAGAGCAATGAG GTGACCCAAGAAATCACAGATAAATCCAGGATGTTCCGTGTGCTGGGAGCCAACAG AGATGTAATCCTGGAGAGCACGCCTACGGAGAATCCTTTAGCTCACAGCAACCTCTACATCCTAACGGGGCATGAGAGCAGCTATTGA
- the MAP4K2 gene encoding mitogen-activated protein kinase kinase kinase kinase 2 isoform X1 codes for MSLLRDVSLQDPRLRYELIQRIGAGTYGDVYKAQNTQTAELAAIKIIKLDPGDDISSIQQEITTLRDCGHPNVVAYFGSYLRNDRLWICMEFCEGGSLQEIYHTTGPLSEKQIAYVCRETLQGLNHLHAKGKMHRDIKGANILLTHSGDVKLADFGVSAELTASVAKRKSFIGTPYWMAPEVAAVEKKGGYNQLCDIWAIGITAIELAELQPPLFDLHPMRALMLMSKSSFQPPKLKDKAHWTPEFHHFLKLALTKNPKKRPTAEKLLQAYDIFPDKIHSRGAHGQAERTLSEIQFNQIKFGPPLRKETEPYCGLREEEDDWTLLGAEESLLQSVEEALEERSLTIRPVSGQVAMPKDQPVDSHCVPENEMGTIKRALLWDLMNWELGGMEPGAGSETMKRQTPAGSPESGDIPTPLHTGSPEPAVSLLSTEWATMKRKEETERSSCHGLPPTPKVHMGACFSKVFNGCPLKINAAVTWIHPETRDQYLVVGAEEGIYTLNLHELHEDTMEKLLPHRCSWLYCMNNVLLSLAGKSSQISSHNLLGLFEQRRQLQKRQVPLSIATNRLTERIIPRKFALSSKIADTKGCLKCRVVRNPYSGNTFLCAALPSSLVLLQWYEPLQKFMLLKHFPVALPMPLSLFELLVVETEEYPQVCVCVVDRDQPGQELEFNVISLSTNSSLNIDSPADGTSSVASHVTQMDRDTVLVCFERYVRTVNLCGAPKRALASELTFNFPIETIVCLQDSVLAFWKHGMQGRSLESNEVTQEITDKSRMFRVLGANRDVILESTPTENPLAHSNLYILTGHESSY; via the exons ATGAGCCTCTTGCGGGACGTCTCCCTGCAGGACCCCCGGCTCCGCTATGAGCTGATCCAGCGCATCGGGGCGGGCACCTACGGGGATGTTTACAAG GCCCAGAACACCCAGACAGCAGAGTTGGCTGCCATAAAGATCATCAAACTGGACCCAG GGGATGACATCAGCTCCATCCAGCAGGAGATCACGACGCTCAGGGACTGTGGGCACCCCAACGTGGTGGCGTATTTCGGCAGCTACCTCAG GAATGACCGTCTCTGGATCTGCATGGAGTTCTGTGAAGGAGGCTCTCTACAGGAAATCTACCACA CCACCGGCCCCCTCTCTGAGAAGCAGATTGCCTACGTATGCAGAGAAACACTGCAG GGCCTGAATCACCTACATGCCAAGGGCAAGATGCACCGGGACATAAAG GGAGCCAATATCCTACTCACTCACTCTGGAGATGTGAAACTGG CGGATTTCGGGGTCTCAGCTGAGCTGACAGCATCAGTGGCAAAGCGGAAGTCCTTCATTGGGACCCCCTACTG GATGGCCCCTGAGGTGGCCGCGGTGGAGAAGAAGGGAGGCTACAACCAGCTGTGTGACATCTGGGCCATCGGCATCACAGCCAtcgagctggctgagctgcagccccCACTCTTTGACCTTCATCCCATGAG ggccCTGATGCTCATGTCCAAGAGCAGCTTCCAACCCCCTAAACTGAAAGATAAAGCACATTG GACCCCTGAATTCCACCACTTCCTCAAACTGGCACTGACCAAGAACCCCAAAAAGCGACCCACAGCAGAAAAGCTGTTACAG GCTTATGACATCTTCCCAGACAAAATCCATTCCCGTGGGGCACATGGCCAGGCAGAACGGACTCTCTCCGAAATCCAGT TTAATCAAATTAAATTCGGGCCCCCACTGAGGAAAGAAACAGAACCGTATTGTGGTCTG agggaagaggaggatgatTGGACGTTGCTAGGAGCTGAAGA GAGTCTCCTGCAGTCTGTGGAGGAGGCGCTGGAGGAAAG GAGCTTGACCATCCGCCCAGTGTCTGGACAG GTGGCCATGCCAAAGGATCAGCCTGTGGACTCCCACTGTGTCCCAGAGAATGAGATGGGAACAATCAAGAGGGCATTGCTTTGGGACCTGATgaattgggagctggggggcatggagcctggggctggctcAGAGACCATGAAAAGACAGACACCAGCAG gcagcCCAGAGTCAGGTGACATCCCAACCCCCTTGCACACTGGCTCCCCAGAGCCTGCAGTATCCCTGCTTTCCACCGAATGGGCCACCatgaagaggaaggaggagacaGAG agatCCAGCTGCCATGGGCTGCCCCCTACCCCCAAGGTCCAT ATGGGTGCTTGCTTTTCCAAAGTCTTTAATGGCTGCCCTCTAAAGATCAATGCAGCTGTGACATGGATCCACCCAGAGACACGAG atcaGTACCTGGTGGTTGGGGCGGAGGAGGGGATTTACACACTCAACCTGCACGAACTCCATGAGGACACCATGGAGAAG ctcctgccccatagGTGTTCCTGGCTGTACTGTATGAACAACGTGCTGCTCTCCTTAGCAG GGAAATCCTCCCAGATCTCCTCTCACAACCTCCTGGGCCTCTTTGAGCAGcgaaggcagctgcagaagcggCAGGTTCCCCTCTCCATTGCTACCAACCGGCTGACCGAGCGCATTATCCCCAG GAAGTTTGCACTCTCCTCCAAGATAGCAGATACCAAGGGCTGCCTCAAGTGCCGAGTAG TTCGGAACCCCTATTCTGGCAACACTTTCTTGTGCGCTGCTCTCCCCTCAAGCCTGGTGCTGTTGCAGTGGTACGAACCCTTGCAGAAGTTCATGCTACTGAAG caTTTTCCTgtggccctgcccatgcccctgaGCCTGTTTGAACTGCTGGTGGTGGAGACGGAAGAGTAcccccaggtgtgtgtgtgtgttgtggacCGAGACCAGCCGGGCCAGGAGCTGGAGTTTAACGTCATTTCACTCAGCACCAACTCCAGCCTCAACATTGACAGCCCTGCAG ATGGGACCTCCAGTGTGGCCAGCCATGTGACTCAGATGGACAGAGACACAGTCCTCGTTTGCTTTGAGC GCTATGTAAGGACAGTGAACTTGTGTGGGGCCCCCAAGAGAGCCCTGGCCTCAGAGCTCACTTTCAACTTCCCCATTGAGACAATTG TGTGCCTTCAAGACAGTGTGCTGGCCTTCTGGAAACATGGCATGCAGGGCCGCAGTCTGGAGAGCAATGAG GTGACCCAAGAAATCACAGATAAATCCAGGATGTTCCGTGTGCTGGGAGCCAACAG AGATGTAATCCTGGAGAGCACGCCTACGGAGAATCCTTTAGCTCACAGCAACCTCTACATCCTAACGGGGCATGAGAGCAGCTATTGA